Proteins found in one Zea mays cultivar B73 chromosome 1, Zm-B73-REFERENCE-NAM-5.0, whole genome shotgun sequence genomic segment:
- the LOC103644141 gene encoding inositol-trisphosphate 3-kinase B-like gives MAFVFSLTLDQAEHYSSPILSFWMMAASTPWRRNLPLLCGGFGPERGGRPTRIRSISPPTRPNSRTLRRRKHSRRCTPSRHRKNNPHCRRCSSSPHPTSLIQSIDAALKSSSPPIAAPSQSTDLDVLHQWPGSRARMSRSTPRTRRIPPTRPRRVAAATATTTEATVTAAVTAARVAAATAVAAARAAARAATRPVARRH, from the exons ATGGCGTTCGTCTTCTCTCTCACGCTAGATCAAGCGGAGCACTATTCATCCCCCATCCTTTCCTTCTGGATGATGGCAGCGAGCACGCCTTGGCGAAGAAACCTCCCGCTCCTTTGCGGTGGGTTTGGACCCGAGCGCGGAGGAAGGCCGACTCGGATCCGCTCGATCTCGCCGCCGACCAGGCCCAACAGCAGGACGTTGCGGCGCAGGAAGCATTCCCGTCGATGTACTCCGAGCAGGCACCGCAAGAACAACCCTCACTGCCGCAGGTGTTCTTCATCGCCACATCCGACGTCCTTGATTCAGTCAATCGATGCTGCTCTCAAATCTAGTTCCCCTCCCATCGCCGCTCCATCTCAAAGCACAGATCTTGACGTACTCCATCAG tggccgggctcgagggctcggatgagtcggagtactcctcggacgaggagaattcctccgactcgtccgaggagggtggcggcggcgacggcgacgacgacggaggcgacggtgacggcggcggtgaCAGCGGCAAGggtggcggcggcgacggcagtggcggcagcaagggcagcagcaagggcagcaacaaggccagtggctagacgccactag
- the LOC118476184 gene encoding uncharacterized protein yields MAGGQHQLVGGASLEMRRGRKTDYLDIPLKDSIKGWRLEWFIMENHGNSLPPQSGRQPDVRTPSWTESPTDQEVAEAGALLVEVGLLKERGLTAEAVVADFVFKNIQPLKDRAYPAYLYRGFADSTRVTNKKIPTVDLVSRLEMILRGKVSNIGAPVAYSAWNLPPSQAFTSFVSNPHAGDCGLGLRVRPSLEEVSALVASLGEIPDDERQVHFEVPLNPSDAEISAMLDMLAEDSYDAALAETLVVAPIPEADKALDAQRSDNVRPKCSRRADQPTFPVEGQKKKKRRLRRVSSLDQGAGPFVPVAEEVSVPEFAEADPNGCDPTEADPNGCTVRAVDEDDEEEDEIPLIRKNSWRYIASGESSGVPSPALSALIGLQELSLANFDQTLEDMVPEDLLSEPTDGGTMDVCADVPDAGLGSSRAASRASSTLERGLEGQEASLDCTTPMEVTEGPSALEVAAAENSALKDGAGAYPAPEGVAGDDPARMGNVSCDPAPKGVRVGSPSHTSMDVHVGSSSPHSGCMAIAQAFGQGVALDASTPDDRVMGSAGDTKLVPVDSLRVVPVGDPSPSHQLISHDLGVPSFFSNLQALVDEMSSRLKLQGASVPEGALSLVRWNPVLLQRRVSDLEAANAGRCSFASFLAT; encoded by the exons atggccggagggcagcaccagctggtggggggcgcgagcttggagatgcgccgtgggaggaagaccgactacctcgacatcccactcaaggacagcatcaagggatggcgcctggaatggttcatcatggagaatcatgggaattccctccccccacagtcagggagacagccggatgttcgcactccgagttggaccgaatcccccacagaccaggaggtggctgaggcaggggctctgttagtagaagttggattgttgaaagaaaggggtctaactgcagaagctgtggtcgctgactttgttttcaagaacattcagccactgaaagacagagcatatccggcctatctgtaccgaggcTTCGCTGATTCAACCCGGGTGACCAACAAAAAAATTCCTactgtggacttggtgagccggctcgagatgatactcagaggcaaagtgtcgaacatcggcgctcctgttgcatactcggcctggaatttGCCTCCTTCCCAGGCCTTTACCAGTTTCGTGTCAAATCCTCATGCTGGTGattgcggtttgggccttagagtgcgaccctctctcgaagaagttagtgctttggttgcctcactcggagaaattcctgacgacgagaggcaggttcattttgaggtgcctttgaatccaagtgacgcagagataagtgccatgctggatatgttagCTGAAGATTCTTATGATGCCGCTCTTGCTgaaacattggtggtggcgcccatcCCTGAGGCCGACAAAGCTTTGGACGCTCAGAGGTCTGACAATGTTCGCCCAAAATGTTCTCGCCGAGCCGATCAACCCACTTTTCCTGTTGAGGggcagaaaaagaagaagagacgtcttcgtcgagtgtctagcttggatcagggtgccggtccttttgttcctgttgctgaggaagtgtcagtgcctgaatttgctgaagctgaccccaatgggtgtgaccctactgaagctgaccccaatgggtgtactgtccgtgctgttgatgaagatgatgaagaagaggatgagatccctctgattcggaagaacagctggcgttacatagctagtggggaaagtagtggtgttccttctcctgccttgtctgccctcattggtctgcaagagttatctctggcgaactttgatcaaactcttgaagacatggttccagaagatctgttgtcagaGCCGACGGATGGTGGcacgatggatgtttgtgctgatgtgcccgatgccgggttggggtcatcccgggcagcgtcccgcgcctcatcgaccttggagcgtggtcttgagggtcaggaggcTAGTCTGGATTGCACTACTCCTatggaagtgactgagggaccttcagccttagaggtggctgctgcagagaactcggccctcaaggatggtgctggcgcttacccagcccccgagggtgttgccggagatgatccggctcggatgggtaacgtgagctgtgacccagcccccaagggtgtccgagtgggttctccctcccacacttccatggatgttcacgtagggtcttcttctccacactctggttgcatggcgatagcccaagccttcggtcaaggagtcgctttagatGCCAGCACACCCGACGACAGGGTTATGGGTTCTGCCGGTGACACTAAATTGGTTCCTGTTGATTCGTTGCGAGTTGTTCCGGTTGGTGATCCTTCGCCGAGCCATCAGTTGATCTCTCACGACTTGGgggtcccctcattcttctccaacctccag GCGTTGGTCGATGAAATGTCTAGTcggctgaagttgcagggtgcctctgtcccagagggagctttgtctctggtgcgttggaatccagtgctgcttcagcggcgtgtATCTGATTTGGAGGCGGCAAATGCCGGTCGGTGCTCTTTTGCTTCTTTTTTGGCTACCTGA